Proteins co-encoded in one Streptomyces roseochromogenus subsp. oscitans DS 12.976 genomic window:
- a CDS encoding M4 family metallopeptidase, whose product MRRPHIRSVAVAIAVTTAATGLAGTAFAGPSTGAERSSASATTNATAVVEAARTAAFAHASATGVSKGDELHAQDVMIDPEGARHVRFARTHGGMPVLGGDLVVHLDHQLGYTGVTRAAGHTVEPATTQAKLTADQAAAKAAQAAKGDAGSAQLVVDARDGSAALAYQVTVTDEQGTNTVVVDAVTGKVRSNTPDSDEFLSPKLLANLRKHGETIDPATGTASPEALLGSGAAAGFPSAAKGTGKTLFVGNVPLTTTQTSRGHYQLKDPSRYGTETRDAKGKTTEKFSAGTAFTNTTDVWGNGATSNRASAAADAQYGITKTLDFYKSTFGRKGIANNSKAAQGMVHWGNKVANAFWDPTCNCMLYGDGDGQTFKKPLVVLDVTGHELTHGVVDATAKLEPTYVDSDGNQYGEPGALNESLADVFGSNVEFYANNPKDTPDYLIGEKLGLAQKFLRRLDHPSLDKLEGTIDYWSPDTYYTEVHAGSGVSSHAYYLLAEGSGKKTINGVAYDSPTYDHSTVKGIGRAKATAIFYRALTRYMVSTTDFHDARVATLKAASDLYGANSTEYKTVDKAWAAVNVTAANTPAPRH is encoded by the coding sequence TTGCGTAGACCGCACATACGCAGTGTCGCCGTCGCGATCGCGGTGACGACGGCTGCCACGGGCCTGGCCGGCACGGCTTTCGCGGGCCCCAGCACGGGGGCGGAGCGGTCCTCGGCCTCCGCCACCACGAACGCCACCGCGGTGGTGGAGGCGGCGCGCACCGCAGCCTTCGCCCACGCCTCGGCGACCGGCGTCTCGAAGGGCGACGAACTGCACGCCCAGGACGTCATGATCGACCCCGAGGGCGCCCGGCACGTCCGGTTCGCCCGGACGCACGGCGGCATGCCCGTGCTCGGCGGTGACCTCGTCGTCCACCTCGACCACCAGCTGGGTTACACCGGTGTGACCCGCGCCGCCGGCCACACCGTCGAGCCGGCCACCACGCAGGCCAAGCTGACCGCGGACCAGGCCGCCGCCAAGGCCGCTCAGGCGGCCAAGGGCGACGCGGGCAGCGCGCAGCTCGTCGTCGACGCGCGCGACGGCTCCGCCGCCCTCGCCTACCAGGTGACGGTGACCGACGAGCAGGGCACCAACACCGTCGTCGTCGACGCCGTCACCGGCAAGGTGCGCAGCAACACCCCCGACAGCGACGAGTTCCTGTCGCCGAAGCTGCTCGCGAACCTGCGCAAGCACGGCGAGACGATCGACCCGGCCACCGGCACCGCCTCTCCCGAGGCTCTGCTCGGTTCCGGTGCCGCGGCGGGGTTCCCGTCGGCGGCGAAGGGCACCGGCAAGACCCTCTTCGTCGGCAATGTCCCGCTGACCACCACGCAGACCTCGCGCGGCCATTACCAGCTCAAGGACCCGAGCCGGTACGGCACCGAGACCCGGGACGCCAAGGGCAAGACCACCGAGAAGTTCAGCGCGGGCACGGCGTTCACCAACACGACCGACGTGTGGGGCAACGGAGCCACCAGCAACCGGGCGAGCGCCGCCGCGGACGCCCAGTACGGCATCACCAAGACCCTGGACTTCTACAAGTCCACCTTCGGGCGCAAGGGCATAGCCAACAACAGCAAGGCAGCCCAGGGCATGGTCCACTGGGGCAACAAGGTCGCCAACGCCTTCTGGGACCCGACCTGCAACTGCATGCTGTACGGCGACGGTGACGGGCAGACCTTCAAGAAGCCGCTCGTCGTCCTCGACGTCACCGGCCACGAGCTGACGCACGGCGTGGTCGACGCGACCGCCAAGCTGGAGCCGACCTACGTCGACTCCGACGGCAACCAGTACGGTGAGCCCGGCGCGCTGAACGAGTCACTCGCGGATGTCTTCGGCTCCAACGTCGAGTTCTACGCCAACAACCCGAAGGACACGCCGGACTACCTGATCGGCGAGAAGCTGGGCCTCGCCCAGAAGTTCCTGCGCCGCCTCGACCACCCGTCGCTCGACAAGCTCGAGGGCACGATCGACTACTGGTCGCCGGACACGTACTACACCGAGGTGCACGCCGGTTCCGGTGTCTCCTCGCACGCCTACTACCTCCTCGCGGAGGGCAGCGGCAAGAAGACGATCAACGGCGTCGCCTACGACTCGCCGACCTACGACCACTCCACGGTCAAGGGCATCGGCCGCGCCAAGGCCACCGCGATCTTCTACCGTGCGCTCACCCGCTACATGGTCTCCACGACCGACTTCCACGACGCGCGCGTCGCGACGCTGAAGGCGGCCTCGGACCTGTACGGCGCGAACAGCACCGAGTACAAGACGGTGGACAAGGCGTGGGCCGCGGTCAACGTCACCGCCGCCAACACGCCGGCCCCGCGTCACTGA
- a CDS encoding TerD family protein → MTSELSAGGNVPVPAGVVLLRVTGPFDVSGLVGGPDGKVGSDADFVFYNQPRAPGVRLRDDGLFVDPALLRGGACRVTVVVSAAEPGTPLGRLPAPRLEVTDGSGRTVARFTPPHPGPETVLLLAELYLRPGTGWKLRAIGQGYADGLAGLAQDFGVEVTDDGGHTGPVAAAPPTGTGSRPPSDRLPEGSAGPPPGRLTRGPLDQSASQLAGTSPDPTPSRPTGSSASPPPGRPTPGPLDPSADQLAGDPPSPPTSPPTGSSTGPTTSRPTGNSTGPPPGRPMRHCQDPPD, encoded by the coding sequence GTGACGAGCGAGCTGTCTGCCGGGGGCAATGTGCCGGTGCCCGCCGGTGTGGTGCTGCTGCGGGTGACCGGGCCCTTCGACGTGTCCGGGCTCGTCGGCGGTCCGGACGGCAAGGTCGGCTCCGACGCCGACTTCGTGTTCTACAACCAGCCGCGGGCGCCAGGGGTCCGGCTGCGCGATGACGGGCTGTTCGTCGACCCGGCCCTGCTGCGGGGTGGTGCCTGCCGGGTCACGGTCGTGGTGAGCGCCGCCGAGCCCGGTACGCCGCTCGGCCGGCTGCCCGCACCCCGCCTCGAGGTCACGGACGGCTCGGGGCGCACGGTGGCCCGGTTCACGCCGCCACACCCCGGCCCGGAGACGGTGCTGCTGCTTGCCGAGCTCTATCTGCGCCCGGGCACCGGCTGGAAGCTGCGCGCGATCGGGCAGGGATACGCGGACGGACTGGCCGGGCTTGCCCAGGACTTCGGGGTGGAGGTCACGGACGACGGCGGCCATACGGGGCCTGTCGCCGCCGCTCCACCGACCGGGACCGGCTCGCGACCGCCCTCCGACCGCCTCCCGGAAGGCTCAGCGGGCCCGCCGCCCGGCCGACTTACGCGAGGCCCCCTGGACCAGTCGGCCAGCCAACTCGCGGGCACCTCCCCGGACCCGACGCCCAGCCGACCCACGGGAAGCTCCGCAAGCCCGCCGCCCGGCCGACCCACGCCAGGCCCCCTGGACCCGTCGGCCGACCAACTCGCAGGCGACCCCCCGAGCCCACCCACAAGCCCACCCACGGGAAGCTCCACAGGCCCGACGACCAGCCGACCCACGGGAAACTCCACGGGTCCGCCGCCCGGCCGACCCATGCGACACTGCCAGGACCCGCCGGACAG
- a CDS encoding SGNH/GDSL hydrolase family protein, translated as MTGRTGRGCRIAAALLTTVACQPQAAGANALPPSAQRAFGVVTWAASAAPIGEGIAGRSYRMIVHTSVGGTGLRVRVTNAFGDRPLTLDSGYVGLCGRGAALRPGSNRRLTFGGVRTVTVPVGTVAWSDPLPGTWPAGTDLAVSLHTPDAAGPATGHRLALQTSYTGQGDHTAGESARKWGRTTGSWWYLDAVSVRPSRPATGAVVALGDSLTDGRRSTPGLNRRWPDYLARRLNTSRTDVMGVADEGVSGNKVLADGIGPSALDRLDRDVLSQPGVRTVFLFEGVNDIKGHTGVTAADLVAGYRAIARRVQGAGKCVVVATVGPFKGWPEWDPAAESVRQEVNRLLRGSRDFDAVTDFDRVLRSPRDPERILPSFDSGDHLHPDDRGMRALADAVDPDHLNCAR; from the coding sequence GTGACCGGCCGGACCGGCCGCGGCTGCCGCATCGCCGCCGCCCTGCTCACGACCGTGGCCTGCCAGCCCCAGGCAGCCGGGGCGAACGCCCTGCCCCCGTCCGCGCAACGGGCCTTCGGGGTCGTCACCTGGGCGGCGAGCGCCGCCCCCATCGGCGAGGGCATCGCCGGCCGGAGCTACCGGATGATCGTGCACACCAGCGTCGGCGGAACCGGCCTGCGTGTCCGCGTCACCAACGCCTTCGGCGACCGGCCGCTCACCCTGGACAGCGGCTACGTCGGCCTGTGCGGCCGGGGTGCCGCACTGCGTCCCGGCAGCAACCGGCGGCTCACCTTCGGCGGCGTCCGCACGGTCACCGTGCCCGTGGGCACCGTCGCCTGGAGCGACCCGCTGCCCGGCACCTGGCCGGCCGGCACCGACCTGGCCGTCAGCCTGCACACCCCGGACGCGGCCGGCCCCGCGACCGGCCACCGGCTGGCGCTGCAGACGTCGTACACCGGTCAAGGCGACCACACCGCCGGGGAGAGCGCCCGCAAGTGGGGCCGGACGACCGGCTCCTGGTGGTACCTCGACGCCGTGTCCGTACGGCCGTCCCGCCCGGCCACCGGGGCCGTGGTCGCGCTCGGCGACTCCCTCACCGACGGCCGGCGATCCACCCCCGGCCTGAACCGCCGCTGGCCCGACTATCTCGCCCGGCGCCTGAACACCTCCCGCACGGATGTCATGGGCGTCGCCGACGAAGGTGTCTCCGGCAACAAGGTCCTCGCGGACGGCATCGGGCCGAGCGCCCTCGACCGGCTGGACCGGGACGTCCTCTCCCAGCCCGGTGTGCGCACCGTGTTCCTCTTCGAGGGGGTGAACGACATCAAGGGGCACACCGGTGTCACCGCGGCCGACCTGGTCGCCGGATACCGGGCGATCGCACGGCGGGTGCAAGGCGCCGGGAAGTGCGTGGTCGTCGCGACGGTCGGGCCGTTCAAGGGCTGGCCGGAATGGGATCCGGCCGCCGAGTCGGTACGCCAGGAGGTCAACCGATTGCTGCGCGGCAGCCGGGACTTCGACGCCGTCACCGACTTCGACCGCGTCCTGCGCAGCCCGCGGGACCCCGAGCGGATCCTGCCGTCCTTCGACAGCGGCGACCATCTGCATCCCGACGACAGGGGGATGCGGGCGCTGGCCGACGCCGTCGACCCGGACCACCTGAACTGCGCCCGCTGA
- a CDS encoding universal stress protein: protein MTRPITAGVDGTEESLAALDWAGREAVRRGLPLRVVHAWRYAESLATADRDTQHGWVSEGVKEAVRAVSERHPGLEVSVDVVEGEPAHALARAAAEAELLVLGSRGHGPVIGFLVGSVGQQVIARATRPVVLVRAGDQAAAEAAGRDVVVGQHGDPEDSAATLRFAFETAAARGATVRAVRAWTLPPVFAYSPGSLKLLDDAGGLEPYERQALAEALRPWRVRFPGVPVAEHVEMGSAGQVLLSMAGRAQLMVVGRRSHRLAVGSRIGSVAHGVLHHADCPVAVVPHD, encoded by the coding sequence ATGACACGCCCGATCACGGCAGGGGTGGACGGCACGGAGGAGAGCCTGGCCGCGCTGGACTGGGCCGGCCGGGAGGCCGTACGGCGTGGGCTGCCGCTGCGTGTGGTGCACGCCTGGCGCTACGCCGAGTCGCTCGCCACCGCCGACCGGGACACCCAGCACGGGTGGGTGTCGGAGGGCGTCAAGGAGGCCGTGCGCGCCGTCTCCGAGCGGCATCCGGGACTGGAGGTGAGCGTCGACGTGGTCGAGGGCGAGCCCGCGCACGCGCTGGCCCGCGCGGCGGCGGAGGCCGAACTGCTGGTGCTCGGCTCGCGCGGGCACGGGCCCGTCATCGGGTTCCTGGTCGGCTCGGTCGGACAGCAGGTGATCGCCCGCGCGACCCGGCCGGTGGTCCTGGTACGTGCCGGGGACCAGGCGGCGGCGGAGGCGGCCGGGCGGGACGTCGTCGTCGGTCAGCACGGCGATCCCGAGGACAGCGCGGCCACGCTGCGGTTCGCCTTCGAGACGGCGGCGGCCCGCGGCGCCACCGTCCGGGCCGTACGGGCGTGGACCCTGCCGCCGGTCTTCGCCTACAGCCCCGGTTCGCTCAAGCTGCTGGACGACGCCGGTGGTCTGGAGCCGTACGAGAGGCAGGCGCTGGCCGAGGCACTGCGGCCCTGGCGGGTGCGGTTCCCCGGTGTGCCCGTGGCCGAGCACGTCGAGATGGGCAGCGCGGGCCAGGTGCTGCTGTCGATGGCCGGCCGGGCCCAGCTGATGGTCGTCGGCCGCCGCTCGCACCGTCTGGCCGTGGGCTCCCGGATCGGTTCGGTCGCACACGGGGTGCTGCACCACGCCGACTGCCCGGTCGCCGTGGTCCCGCACGACTGA
- a CDS encoding FAD-dependent oxidoreductase, with protein MAQAAEAARTVILTVDDDPGVSRAVARDLRRRYGESYRIVRAESGESALQALRELKLRGDLVAVILADYRMPQMNGIEFLEQALDVYPGARRVLLTAYADTNAAIDAINVVDLDHYLLKPWDPPEEKLYPVLDDLLEAWRTSAYRPVPSTKVVGHRWSARSSDVREFLARNQVPYRWYSVEEPEGQRLLAAAGQDGQRLPLVITPDGTALVEPEAPELAARVGLATTPTADFYDLIVIGGGPAGLGAAVYGASEGLRTVLVERSATGGQAGQSSRIENYLGFPDGVSGAQLTDRARRQAAKFGAEILTAREVTGLEVNGAARVVRFADGSAIAAHSVILATGVQYRQLEAAGCTDLTGCGVFYGSALTEAAACQGQDIYIVGGANSAGQAAMYLSRGAKSVTLLVRGADLSASMSHYLIQQINEAPNISVRPHTVVDAAHGSDRLEHLTLRHTVTGDSERVDAHWMFVFIGAAPLTDWLGEAVLRDERGFILAGPDLTADGRPPAGWELDRPPYHLETSVPGVFVAGDARAESAKRVASAVGEGAMAVMLVHRYLEQS; from the coding sequence ATGGCACAGGCCGCCGAGGCAGCGCGGACCGTCATCCTGACCGTGGACGACGACCCGGGGGTCTCCCGCGCCGTCGCCCGCGATCTGCGGCGGCGCTACGGCGAGTCGTACCGGATCGTGCGCGCGGAGTCCGGGGAGTCCGCGCTGCAGGCGCTGCGCGAGCTGAAGCTGCGCGGCGACCTGGTGGCCGTGATCCTGGCCGACTACCGCATGCCGCAGATGAACGGCATCGAGTTCCTGGAGCAGGCGCTCGATGTGTATCCGGGGGCACGGCGGGTGCTGCTGACCGCGTACGCGGACACCAACGCGGCGATCGACGCGATCAACGTCGTCGACCTCGACCACTATCTGCTCAAGCCCTGGGATCCGCCGGAGGAGAAGCTCTACCCGGTCCTGGACGACCTGCTGGAGGCCTGGCGCACCAGCGCCTACCGGCCCGTGCCCAGCACGAAGGTCGTCGGTCACCGCTGGTCGGCACGCTCGTCGGACGTGCGTGAGTTCCTGGCCCGCAACCAGGTGCCGTACCGCTGGTACTCGGTGGAGGAGCCCGAGGGGCAGCGGCTGCTGGCGGCCGCCGGGCAGGACGGGCAGCGGCTGCCGCTGGTGATCACCCCGGACGGCACGGCCCTGGTCGAGCCCGAGGCGCCCGAACTGGCCGCGCGGGTGGGGCTGGCCACGACACCGACCGCCGACTTCTACGACCTCATCGTGATCGGCGGCGGGCCGGCCGGGCTCGGTGCGGCTGTGTACGGGGCTTCGGAAGGCCTCAGGACCGTGCTCGTCGAGCGGTCGGCGACCGGCGGGCAGGCCGGGCAGAGCTCCCGGATCGAGAACTACCTGGGCTTCCCCGACGGGGTCTCCGGCGCCCAGCTCACCGACCGGGCGCGCCGGCAGGCCGCCAAGTTCGGCGCGGAGATACTGACCGCCCGTGAGGTGACGGGACTGGAGGTCAACGGCGCCGCCCGGGTCGTACGGTTCGCCGACGGCTCGGCGATCGCCGCGCACAGCGTGATCCTCGCGACCGGTGTGCAGTACCGGCAGCTGGAGGCCGCGGGCTGCACCGATCTGACCGGCTGCGGGGTGTTCTACGGCTCGGCGCTGACCGAGGCGGCTGCCTGCCAGGGGCAGGACATCTACATCGTCGGTGGGGCCAACTCGGCCGGCCAGGCCGCGATGTATCTGTCCCGGGGCGCGAAGTCGGTGACGCTGCTGGTGCGCGGCGCCGACCTGTCGGCCTCGATGTCGCACTACCTGATCCAGCAGATCAACGAGGCGCCGAACATCTCGGTGCGCCCGCACACGGTGGTGGACGCGGCGCACGGCTCGGACCGCCTGGAACACCTGACGCTGCGTCACACGGTGACCGGGGACAGCGAACGCGTCGACGCGCACTGGATGTTCGTGTTCATCGGCGCCGCCCCGCTGACCGACTGGCTGGGCGAGGCGGTGCTGCGCGACGAGCGCGGGTTCATCCTCGCCGGGCCCGACCTGACCGCCGACGGGCGGCCGCCGGCCGGCTGGGAGCTGGACCGGCCGCCGTACCACCTGGAGACCAGCGTTCCCGGCGTGTTCGTGGCGGGTGACGCGCGGGCCGAGTCCGCCAAGCGCGTCGCGTCCGCCGTCGGCGAGGGAGCGATGGCCGTCATGCTCGTCCACCGGTATCTGGAGCAGTCATGA
- a CDS encoding ATP-binding protein codes for MSGQIMPCSPREIGSLFLFEKLSPEQLGRLCSEGRVELFEPGPVYTEGDAATCFFVMIEGTVVLYRRVGGDDVEVTRTSQPGVYAGAMQAYIGDRVRQVYNNSMRVTVPTRFFVLPADIFAGVMTEWFPMAVHLLEGLFFGAKNTQATIGQRERLLALGSLSAGLTHELNNPAAAAVRATATLRERVAKMRHKLAVITEGPFSRDQLASLIEIQERTAERVAKAPVLSPLEAADREDLLTDWLEDHGIDYGWQAAPTFVQAGLDVDWLEQVAAAVDEEILVNAVAWLNYTIETELLMNEIEDSTTRISHLVDAAKQYSQLDRAPYRVVDVHELLDSTLLMLSGKIGAGIEVVKEYDRALPPVPAYPAELNQVWTNLIDNAVSAINSAGGTGTLTVRTGLDHERLLVEFRDTGPGVPPEIKDRIFDPFFTTKPVGEGTGLGLDISWRIVVNKHHGTLRVESVPGDTRFQVLLPLTADPSESLESPESPEERAEEAV; via the coding sequence ATGAGCGGTCAGATCATGCCGTGCAGTCCCAGGGAGATCGGCTCGCTGTTCCTCTTCGAGAAGCTGAGCCCCGAGCAGCTCGGGCGGCTGTGCAGCGAGGGGCGGGTGGAGCTGTTCGAGCCCGGTCCGGTGTACACCGAGGGCGACGCCGCCACCTGCTTCTTCGTCATGATCGAGGGCACGGTGGTGCTGTACCGCCGGGTCGGCGGCGACGATGTGGAGGTCACCCGCACCTCCCAGCCCGGCGTGTACGCGGGCGCGATGCAGGCCTACATCGGCGACCGGGTGCGGCAGGTCTACAACAACTCGATGCGGGTGACCGTGCCGACGCGGTTCTTCGTACTGCCGGCGGACATCTTCGCGGGCGTCATGACCGAATGGTTCCCGATGGCCGTACATCTGCTGGAGGGCCTGTTCTTCGGGGCGAAGAACACCCAGGCGACGATCGGGCAGCGGGAGCGGCTGCTGGCGCTGGGCTCGCTGTCGGCGGGGCTGACGCACGAGCTGAACAACCCCGCCGCGGCGGCCGTACGGGCCACGGCCACGCTGCGTGAACGCGTCGCGAAGATGCGGCACAAGCTCGCGGTGATCACCGAAGGCCCCTTCTCCCGCGATCAGTTGGCGAGTCTGATCGAGATCCAGGAGCGCACCGCCGAACGGGTCGCCAAGGCCCCGGTACTCAGTCCGCTGGAGGCCGCCGACCGGGAGGACCTGCTCACCGACTGGCTGGAGGACCACGGGATCGACTACGGCTGGCAGGCGGCGCCCACCTTCGTGCAGGCCGGGCTGGACGTCGACTGGCTGGAGCAGGTCGCGGCAGCCGTGGACGAGGAGATCCTCGTCAACGCGGTCGCCTGGCTCAACTACACCATCGAGACCGAGCTGTTGATGAACGAGATCGAGGACTCCACCACCCGTATCTCGCATCTCGTCGACGCGGCCAAGCAGTACTCGCAGCTGGACCGGGCGCCCTACCGGGTGGTGGACGTGCACGAACTCCTCGACAGCACCCTGCTGATGCTGTCCGGCAAGATCGGCGCCGGGATCGAGGTCGTCAAGGAGTACGACCGCGCACTCCCGCCGGTGCCCGCCTATCCGGCGGAGCTGAACCAGGTGTGGACCAACCTGATCGACAACGCGGTCTCCGCCATCAACAGCGCGGGCGGCACCGGCACGTTGACCGTGCGGACGGGCCTCGACCACGAGCGGCTGCTGGTGGAGTTCCGGGACACCGGCCCCGGCGTCCCGCCCGAGATCAAGGACCGGATCTTCGACCCGTTCTTCACCACGAAACCGGTCGGCGAGGGCACCGGGCTCGGCCTGGACATCTCCTGGCGGATCGTCGTCAACAAGCACCACGGCACCCTGCGGGTGGAGTCGGTGCCCGGCGACACCCGCTTCCAGGTGCTGCTGCCCCTGACCGCCGACCCGTCCGAGTCACTCGAGTCGCCCGAGTCGCCCGAGGAACGAGCGGAGGAAGCCGTATGA
- a CDS encoding DUF4032 domain-containing protein: MALQISATNPEHPALLLALPWDVPLEEWPQEYLVPLPRGISRHVVRYAHAGDEVIAVKELAERPALREYGLLRDLDRLAIPAVDPLAVVTGRTEGSGTPLEPVLITRHLRGSMPYRSMFETTMRPATMHRLMDALAVLLVRLHLAGFAWGDCSLSNTLFRRDAGAYAAYLVDAETGELHPRLSPGQREYDLDLARVNISGELLDLEASGALHPSVDPVEFGHEIRTRYQGLWQELTRTSVYPAGKYHYIERRIRRLNELGFDVAEMQIEHSSTGDTVTFVPKVVDAGHHQRQLLRLTGLDAEENQARRLLGDLESWMATQDDYAPGDPLSARPEVLAHRWVRDVFRPTVRAVPPELRGTMDPAEIYHQLLEHRWYLSERAQHDIGLDTAVKDYTENVLPEARTALD, translated from the coding sequence ATGGCCTTGCAGATCAGCGCCACGAACCCGGAGCATCCCGCGCTCCTGCTCGCCCTGCCCTGGGACGTGCCCCTGGAGGAGTGGCCGCAGGAGTACCTCGTGCCGCTGCCGAGGGGCATCTCGCGGCACGTGGTGCGCTACGCGCACGCCGGTGACGAGGTGATCGCCGTCAAGGAGCTGGCCGAGCGGCCCGCGCTGCGCGAGTACGGGCTGCTGCGCGACCTCGACCGGCTCGCCATCCCCGCCGTCGACCCGCTCGCGGTGGTCACCGGCCGCACGGAAGGCTCGGGCACCCCGCTGGAACCGGTCCTGATCACCCGGCATCTGCGGGGCTCGATGCCGTACCGCTCGATGTTCGAGACGACCATGCGCCCGGCGACCATGCACCGGCTGATGGACGCCCTCGCCGTGCTGCTGGTCCGGCTGCATCTGGCCGGGTTCGCCTGGGGCGACTGCTCGCTGTCCAACACCCTCTTCCGGCGCGACGCGGGAGCCTACGCCGCCTATCTGGTCGACGCCGAGACCGGGGAACTGCATCCCCGGCTGAGTCCCGGGCAGCGGGAGTACGACCTGGATCTGGCCCGGGTGAACATCAGCGGCGAGCTCCTCGACCTGGAGGCCTCCGGCGCGCTGCACCCGTCCGTGGACCCCGTGGAGTTCGGGCACGAGATCCGCACCCGGTACCAGGGGCTGTGGCAGGAGCTGACCCGCACCTCGGTGTACCCGGCGGGCAAGTACCACTACATCGAGCGCCGGATCCGCCGCCTGAACGAACTCGGCTTCGACGTCGCAGAGATGCAGATCGAGCACTCCTCCACCGGCGACACGGTCACCTTCGTGCCGAAGGTGGTCGACGCCGGCCATCATCAGCGCCAGCTGCTGCGGCTGACCGGCCTGGACGCCGAGGAGAACCAGGCGCGGCGGCTGCTCGGCGACCTGGAGAGCTGGATGGCCACACAGGACGACTACGCGCCCGGCGATCCCCTGTCCGCCCGCCCGGAGGTGCTGGCCCACCGCTGGGTGCGTGACGTGTTCCGGCCCACCGTGCGGGCCGTGCCGCCCGAGCTGCGCGGCACCATGGACCCGGCCGAGATCTACCATCAGCTCCTGGAACACCGCTGGTACCTGTCCGAACGCGCACAGCACGACATCGGCCTCGACACCGCCGTCAAGGACTACACCGAGAACGTCCTGCCCGAGGCACGGACCGCCCTGGACTAG
- a CDS encoding UBP-type zinc finger domain-containing protein → MRIVEGFDVNVPPSGTGCAECEEAGGWWFHLRRCAQCGHIGCCDDSPAKHATAHYHATGHPVIRSFEPGEAWFWNYATDELYPTGPELAPPASHPADQPVPGPEGRVPANWAETLR, encoded by the coding sequence ATGAGAATCGTCGAGGGGTTCGACGTGAACGTCCCGCCCAGCGGCACCGGCTGTGCGGAGTGCGAGGAGGCGGGCGGCTGGTGGTTCCATCTGCGCCGGTGCGCACAGTGCGGGCACATCGGCTGCTGCGACGACTCCCCCGCCAAGCACGCCACCGCCCACTACCACGCCACCGGGCATCCGGTGATCCGCAGCTTCGAGCCGGGCGAGGCCTGGTTCTGGAACTACGCGACCGACGAGCTGTACCCCACCGGCCCCGAACTCGCCCCACCCGCCAGCCACCCCGCGGACCAGCCGGTCCCGGGCCCGGAGGGCAGGGTCCCGGCGAACTGGGCCGAGACACTGCGCTGA
- a CDS encoding AIM24 family protein produces the protein MKGDLFSSAHVVQPAVEPGMSVENAKCIKYAVSGEMYARQGAMVAYRGDLRFERKGQGVGGMLKRAVTGEGLPLMAVRGQGEAWFAHEAQNCFIVEVEPGDQFTVNGRNVLCFDASLSYEIRTVKGSGIAGGGLFNSVFSGQGRLGLVCEGNPLVIPVSAQSPVYVDTDAVVGWTAHLQTSLHRSQSIGSMLRGGSGETVQLMLQGEGFVVVRPSELTPQKAQQH, from the coding sequence ATGAAGGGTGATCTCTTTTCCAGTGCGCACGTGGTGCAGCCGGCTGTGGAGCCGGGCATGTCCGTCGAGAACGCCAAGTGCATCAAGTACGCCGTGAGCGGTGAGATGTACGCCCGCCAGGGCGCGATGGTCGCTTACCGGGGCGACCTCAGGTTCGAGCGCAAGGGCCAGGGTGTCGGCGGCATGCTGAAGCGCGCGGTCACCGGAGAGGGGCTGCCCCTGATGGCGGTGCGCGGCCAGGGCGAGGCCTGGTTCGCGCACGAGGCGCAGAACTGTTTCATCGTCGAGGTCGAGCCCGGTGACCAGTTCACGGTCAACGGCCGCAACGTCCTGTGTTTCGACGCCTCGCTGTCGTACGAGATCAGGACGGTGAAGGGTTCGGGCATCGCCGGCGGCGGTCTGTTCAACAGCGTGTTCAGCGGGCAGGGCCGGCTCGGTCTCGTTTGCGAGGGGAACCCGCTGGTCATCCCGGTCTCCGCGCAGTCCCCGGTGTACGTCGACACGGACGCGGTGGTCGGCTGGACCGCACATCTGCAGACCTCGCTGCACCGATCCCAGTCCATCGGCTCGATGCTGCGCGGCGGTTCAGGGGAAACGGTGCAGCTGATGCTCCAGGGCGAGGGCTTCGTCGTGGTACGGCCGAGCGAGCTGACCCCGCAGAAGGCCCAGCAGCACTGA